One window from the genome of Azospirillum sp. B510 encodes:
- a CDS encoding helix-turn-helix domain-containing protein produces MTDTRTSPNRGGQNRWGRIPAWWLDHPELDADGLAVLAALSTYADEAGVCWPSQATLADKLKRSRPTVNRILGRLESLGLVDIEHRRSANGGRLSCRYRLVLTVSAQEGPGAGMDIPGDSAMDSPCSPMSQKQPESEHISQTHAPRPGGKKPVYAEPVPTDWSPSAVDRRWAATRFPGVDVTAHAERFVQQCLAHGYRYRDPAAAWRSWLLKDADHMEQQPAARSHRSNTRKTMTIPRSATDGVAIAEQRLSAWASVAMRLDSGPSATAATPWGIA; encoded by the coding sequence ATGACTGACACCAGAACAAGCCCGAACAGAGGCGGGCAAAACCGTTGGGGCCGGATTCCGGCCTGGTGGCTCGATCACCCGGAACTCGATGCCGACGGCCTCGCCGTACTGGCGGCGCTCAGCACCTATGCCGACGAAGCGGGGGTCTGCTGGCCTTCGCAAGCGACGCTCGCCGACAAGCTGAAACGCAGCCGCCCCACCGTCAACCGGATCCTGGGACGGCTGGAATCGCTGGGGCTGGTGGACATCGAACATCGCCGCTCCGCCAATGGCGGCCGCCTGAGTTGCCGCTACCGGCTGGTTCTGACCGTTTCGGCACAGGAAGGTCCGGGTGCAGGGATGGACATTCCCGGTGACTCGGCAATGGACTCCCCCTGTTCACCCATGAGTCAGAAACAGCCTGAATCAGAACATATTTCACAGACACACGCTCCGCGTCCGGGCGGGAAGAAACCCGTCTATGCGGAACCCGTTCCAACGGATTGGTCCCCATCGGCGGTCGATCGGCGATGGGCGGCGACCCGCTTTCCAGGCGTCGATGTCACCGCCCATGCGGAGCGTTTCGTCCAGCAATGCCTTGCCCATGGTTATCGTTACCGTGACCCAGCCGCGGCATGGCGGTCATGGCTGCTGAAGGATGCCGACCATATGGAGCAACAGCCCGCGGCACGCTCCCATCGATCGAACACCCGCAAGACCATGACCATACCGCGCTCCGCCACCGACGGCGTTGCGATCGCGGAACAGCGTCTGTCAGCCTGGGCCAGCGTCGCCATGCGCCTGGACAGCGGCCCATCCGCCACAGCCGCCACCCCCTGGGGCATCGCATGA
- a CDS encoding carbon-nitrogen hydrolase family protein produces the protein MTLTVATCQFPVSADPRRNGAHIRAFVAEAAAQGAEIVHFGECALSGYCRANFPSWDGYDWTDLRREMRQVMDTCRRHGVWGVIGGSHRLTGGNHPHNSVYVVTPEGRIADRYDKRRCSVGDLTCHTPGDHPVIFDVKGIRCGILICMEEKFPDLWQEYSDAGVTLVFHSTSGSLTARADTDWTAMARILAQANAQQHQLFISQASWCPSFQEFPSLWVERGGHAVHHCTRHVPGLMLNRIPDDAGADAYSRMVRQFRAGARSGALYTDHYRDDPRSRDRTAI, from the coding sequence ATGACGCTGACCGTCGCGACCTGCCAGTTCCCGGTTTCCGCCGATCCGAGACGCAATGGAGCGCACATTCGCGCCTTCGTCGCGGAAGCGGCGGCACAAGGGGCGGAGATCGTCCATTTCGGCGAATGCGCGCTCTCGGGTTATTGCAGAGCGAATTTTCCCAGTTGGGACGGCTATGACTGGACGGACCTGCGCCGGGAGATGCGGCAGGTGATGGACACCTGTCGCCGCCATGGCGTCTGGGGAGTGATTGGCGGCAGCCACAGGCTCACAGGCGGCAATCACCCGCACAATTCCGTTTATGTCGTCACGCCGGAGGGGCGGATCGCCGACCGTTACGACAAGCGGCGTTGTTCGGTCGGGGATCTGACCTGCCACACCCCCGGCGACCATCCCGTGATCTTTGACGTGAAGGGGATCCGCTGCGGGATCCTGATTTGCATGGAAGAGAAGTTTCCGGACCTTTGGCAGGAATATTCCGACGCGGGCGTGACCCTCGTCTTCCACAGCACGTCGGGAAGCCTGACGGCCAGGGCGGACACCGACTGGACCGCGATGGCGCGCATCCTCGCGCAGGCCAATGCCCAGCAGCACCAGCTGTTCATCAGTCAGGCGTCATGGTGCCCATCGTTCCAGGAATTTCCCAGCCTGTGGGTGGAGCGTGGCGGTCATGCCGTCCACCACTGCACCCGGCATGTGCCGGGCCTGATGCTCAACCGCATTCCCGATGATGCCGGGGCGGATGCCTATTCCCGCATGGTCAGACAGTTCCGTGCCGGCGCGCGGAGCGGGGCCCTCTATACGGACCATTATCGCGACGATCCCAGAAGCCGGGATCGGACGGCTATTTGA
- a CDS encoding phosphatase PAP2 family protein, translating into MAVNGITEQSGIETPGGGIGYGGRPAPAALRPALTTVDSLDAQLHDIVTCDPGPLGAALATAGHYVIKRHVLIPGFAIAGIVGLLTGQADLRRAGSVGVAGLVATASASRSIKRYVKRRRPDECAPRRKPGWQISARSLPSGHAASAFAAATALATVSRSPAQSLVIYGTAAALASGRVVRHRHWTSDVLAGALLGTAVTLLARRLLPR; encoded by the coding sequence ATGGCAGTGAACGGCATCACCGAACAGAGCGGCATCGAGACACCGGGCGGCGGCATCGGCTATGGCGGGCGCCCCGCCCCCGCCGCCCTTCGACCCGCCCTGACCACCGTCGACAGCCTCGACGCCCAGCTGCATGACATCGTCACCTGCGATCCCGGCCCGCTCGGCGCCGCCCTGGCAACCGCGGGCCATTACGTCATAAAGCGTCATGTGCTGATCCCCGGCTTCGCCATCGCCGGCATCGTCGGCCTGCTGACCGGACAGGCGGATCTGCGCCGCGCCGGCAGCGTGGGCGTCGCCGGGCTGGTGGCGACCGCCAGCGCCAGCCGCTCGATCAAGCGCTACGTCAAACGCCGCCGCCCCGACGAATGCGCCCCACGACGCAAGCCGGGCTGGCAGATCAGCGCCCGCTCCCTGCCATCCGGCCATGCCGCGAGCGCCTTCGCCGCGGCGACAGCGCTCGCCACGGTCAGCCGCTCGCCGGCACAAAGCCTCGTGATTTATGGGACGGCCGCGGCCCTGGCGAGCGGGCGGGTGGTCCGGCATCGCCATTGGACTTCCGATGTGCTGGCCGGCGCCCTGTTGGGCACGGCGGTCACTCTGCTGGCGCGGCGACTGCTGCCGCGCTGA
- the hutG gene encoding N-formylglutamate deformylase — protein MSGAVFDLARGDGPLVISMPHCGTELSPGLAERLTEEALTLRDTDWHMPRLYGFAGDQGATLLSARYSRYVIDLNRPPGGESLYPGQATTGLCPDILFDGTPLYRDGQAPDAAEVAQRVETYWRPYHAALVAELARVKARHGFALLYDAHSIRSHVPRLFDGRLHDLNLGTARGGSTDPQLAARIVAAMENAAAVEGMTCVTNGRFVGGHITRAYGQPANGVQAIQMELAQDNYMDEDAPPFAYRPERAERLQRVLAAVLDAFTGWQPVRN, from the coding sequence ATGAGCGGCGCCGTCTTCGATCTGGCGCGGGGCGACGGGCCGCTGGTCATCAGCATGCCCCATTGCGGCACCGAGCTCTCCCCCGGTCTGGCGGAACGGCTGACGGAGGAGGCGCTGACCCTGCGCGATACCGACTGGCACATGCCGCGGCTGTACGGCTTCGCCGGGGACCAGGGGGCGACGCTGCTGAGCGCGCGTTACTCCCGCTATGTCATCGATCTCAACCGGCCGCCCGGCGGCGAAAGCCTCTATCCCGGTCAGGCGACCACCGGCCTGTGCCCGGACATCCTGTTCGACGGCACGCCGCTCTACCGTGACGGACAGGCGCCCGACGCGGCCGAGGTGGCGCAGCGGGTCGAAACCTATTGGCGCCCCTACCACGCGGCGCTGGTGGCGGAACTGGCACGGGTGAAGGCGCGCCACGGTTTCGCCCTGCTCTACGACGCCCATTCGATCCGCAGCCATGTGCCGCGCCTGTTCGACGGACGGCTGCATGACCTGAATCTCGGCACCGCAAGGGGCGGCAGCACCGATCCGCAACTGGCCGCCCGCATCGTCGCGGCGATGGAGAACGCGGCGGCGGTGGAAGGAATGACCTGCGTCACCAACGGGCGTTTCGTCGGCGGCCACATCACCCGCGCCTATGGCCAGCCGGCGAACGGTGTCCAGGCGATCCAGATGGAGCTGGCGCAGGACAATTACATGGACGAGGACGCCCCACCCTTCGCCTACCGTCCCGAACGGGCCGAACGGCTGCAACGGGTGCTGGCGGCGGTGTTGGACGCCTTCACCGGCTGGCAACCGGTGCGGAACTGA
- the hutH gene encoding histidine ammonia-lyase, with protein MSESITLVPGALSLDTLRSIYRGRPALTLDPAAYPRMERSRALIDRIAGGEEAVYGVNTGFGKLAHTHIAASDLETLQRNLILSHATGVGAPLADGVVRLILVIKAASLAVGASGVRPALVDALLKLHEADVLPVVPGKGSVGASGDLAPLAHLCGVLLGIGHVRVKGETLPAEEGLRIAGLPVFELKAKEGLALINGTQVSTGLALAGLFEIERTFKAALVAGSLSVEAVMGSHRPFDARISALRGQPGQIAVAAAFREVLSGSALNASHQGPDCHRVQDPYSLRCQPQVMGAVLDQMRQAARTLVIEANGVTDNPLVLVDTDEVLSGGNFHAEPVAMAADQLAIAASEIGALAERRIAMLIDTTISGLPPFLVAEPGLNSGFMIAHVTAAALASENKTLAHPASVDSLPTSANQEDHVSMATFAARRLGDIAGNVADIVGIELLAAIQGLEFHRPLKTTERLEDAIATIRAEVPRYDVDRYFAPDLAAIGALVRNGALDGVMPVSLEAGQ; from the coding sequence ATGAGCGAGAGCATCACTCTGGTTCCGGGCGCGCTGTCGCTCGACACGCTGCGCAGCATCTACCGCGGCCGACCGGCCCTGACGCTCGACCCGGCGGCCTATCCGCGGATGGAGCGCTCGCGCGCCCTGATCGACCGGATCGCCGGCGGCGAGGAGGCCGTCTATGGCGTCAACACCGGCTTCGGCAAACTGGCCCATACCCACATCGCGGCCAGCGACCTGGAAACGCTCCAGCGCAACCTGATCCTGTCGCACGCCACCGGCGTCGGCGCCCCGCTGGCCGATGGCGTGGTGCGGCTGATCCTGGTGATCAAGGCGGCCAGCCTCGCCGTCGGCGCTTCGGGCGTGCGGCCGGCGCTGGTCGATGCGCTGCTGAAGCTCCATGAGGCCGACGTGCTGCCGGTGGTGCCGGGCAAGGGTTCCGTCGGCGCCTCGGGTGATCTGGCGCCGCTGGCCCATCTGTGCGGCGTGCTGCTCGGCATCGGCCATGTCCGGGTGAAGGGCGAGACGCTACCGGCGGAAGAGGGGCTGCGCATCGCCGGCCTGCCGGTCTTCGAGCTGAAGGCCAAGGAAGGGCTGGCGCTGATCAACGGCACCCAGGTGTCCACCGGTCTGGCGCTGGCCGGGCTGTTCGAGATCGAGCGCACCTTCAAGGCGGCGCTGGTCGCCGGCTCCTTGTCGGTGGAGGCGGTGATGGGCAGCCACCGGCCCTTCGACGCCCGCATCAGCGCGCTGCGCGGCCAGCCCGGCCAGATCGCCGTCGCCGCCGCCTTCCGCGAGGTGCTGTCCGGCAGCGCGCTGAACGCCAGCCACCAGGGCCCCGACTGCCACCGGGTGCAGGATCCCTACAGCCTGCGCTGCCAGCCGCAGGTGATGGGCGCGGTTCTGGACCAGATGCGGCAGGCGGCGCGCACGCTGGTGATCGAGGCCAACGGCGTCACCGACAACCCGCTGGTCCTGGTCGACACCGACGAGGTGCTGTCCGGCGGCAATTTCCATGCGGAGCCGGTGGCGATGGCCGCCGACCAGCTCGCCATCGCCGCGTCGGAGATCGGTGCCTTGGCCGAACGCCGGATCGCCATGCTGATCGACACCACCATCAGCGGCCTGCCGCCCTTCCTGGTGGCGGAGCCGGGGCTGAATTCCGGCTTCATGATCGCCCATGTCACCGCCGCCGCGCTCGCGTCGGAGAACAAGACGCTGGCCCACCCCGCCAGCGTCGACAGCCTGCCGACCTCCGCCAACCAGGAGGACCATGTCAGCATGGCGACCTTCGCGGCGCGCCGCCTCGGCGACATCGCCGGCAATGTCGCCGACATCGTCGGCATAGAGCTTTTGGCCGCGATTCAGGGGCTGGAATTCCATCGCCCGCTGAAGACCACCGAGCGGCTGGAAGACGCCATCGCCACCATCCGCGCCGAGGTGCCGCGCTATGACGTGGACCGCTACTTCGCCCCGGATCTGGCCGCCATCGGCGCCCTGGTGCGCAACGGCGCGCTGGACGGCGTGATGCCGGTTTCGCTGGAGGCCGGACAATGA
- a CDS encoding formimidoylglutamate deiminase, whose translation MSNLFFASALLPDGWAEDVLVTVEDRGRIVSVAPGANCPADAERFAGAAVAGIANLHSHAHQRAIAGMGESSGEGSDSFWSWREVMYRALDRMDPEDFEAVAAQLYVETLKAGFTAIAEFHYLHHDRDGSAYADPAEMGHRAIAAARAAGLPITLLPVLYNASGFGGTPPTAGQRRFIHDGAGFARLTDALRGAYGDSSDVRLGIAPHSLRAVPDGLLAESVAAHRQGPIHIHIAEQRREVEDCLAHHGRRPVEHLLETQPVDERWCLIHATHMTETEVAGVVARGAVAGLCPTTEANLGDGFFAAESYLGRGGRWGVGSDSHISVSPVEDLRWLEYGARLTSGRRTVLAGGPRRSTARRLVEDAQAGGAQATGFEAGRIAAGLRADIVVLDTNHPLLAARKADALLDGWIFAGNAPLVRDVVIAGRAVVRDRRHPREEEIADRFKNTLGRLLG comes from the coding sequence ATGAGCAACCTGTTTTTTGCCTCGGCGCTGCTGCCGGACGGCTGGGCGGAGGATGTGCTGGTCACGGTGGAGGACCGAGGCCGGATCGTCTCGGTGGCGCCCGGTGCCAACTGCCCGGCCGATGCGGAGCGCTTCGCCGGGGCGGCTGTCGCCGGTATCGCCAACCTGCATTCCCACGCCCATCAACGCGCCATCGCGGGGATGGGCGAATCCTCCGGCGAGGGATCGGACAGCTTCTGGAGTTGGCGCGAGGTGATGTATCGCGCGCTCGACCGCATGGATCCGGAGGATTTCGAGGCGGTCGCCGCCCAGCTCTATGTCGAGACGCTGAAGGCCGGCTTCACCGCCATCGCCGAATTCCATTACCTGCACCATGACCGCGACGGCAGCGCCTACGCCGACCCGGCGGAGATGGGCCACCGCGCCATTGCCGCCGCGCGGGCCGCCGGGCTGCCGATCACCTTGCTGCCGGTGCTCTACAACGCGTCCGGTTTCGGCGGCACGCCGCCGACCGCCGGGCAGCGCCGCTTCATCCATGACGGGGCAGGGTTCGCCCGGCTGACCGACGCCCTGCGCGGCGCCTATGGCGACTCCTCCGATGTGCGGCTGGGCATCGCGCCCCATTCGCTGCGCGCGGTGCCGGACGGGCTGCTGGCGGAGAGCGTCGCCGCCCATCGGCAAGGCCCGATCCATATCCACATCGCCGAACAGCGCCGGGAGGTCGAGGATTGTCTCGCCCACCATGGCCGCCGCCCGGTCGAGCATCTGCTGGAAACCCAGCCGGTCGATGAGCGCTGGTGCCTGATCCACGCCACCCATATGACTGAAACGGAAGTGGCGGGCGTCGTCGCCCGTGGTGCGGTCGCCGGCCTGTGTCCGACCACCGAGGCCAATCTCGGCGACGGCTTCTTCGCCGCCGAGTCCTACCTGGGCCGGGGCGGGCGCTGGGGCGTCGGGTCGGACAGCCACATCTCCGTCAGCCCGGTCGAGGATCTGCGCTGGCTGGAATATGGCGCGCGGCTGACCAGCGGCCGGCGCACCGTGCTGGCCGGCGGTCCGCGCCGCTCCACCGCCCGCCGGCTGGTGGAGGACGCCCAGGCCGGCGGGGCGCAGGCGACGGGCTTCGAGGCCGGGCGCATCGCCGCAGGGCTCCGCGCCGATATCGTCGTGCTCGACACCAACCACCCGCTGCTGGCGGCGCGCAAAGCCGACGCGCTGCTGGACGGCTGGATCTTCGCCGGCAACGCTCCCCTGGTGCGGGACGTGGTGATCGCCGGACGCGCCGTCGTCCGCGACCGCCGCCACCCGCGCGAGGAGGAGATCGCCGACCGCTTCAAGAACACTCTTGGGAGACTTCTGGGATGA
- the hutI gene encoding imidazolonepropionase, protein MPTSAPWDSLWIDLSVATMGDDDGYGAIADAAVGIKDGRIAFVGRRAALTDAPDALATQIHSGRGGWMTPGLIDCHTHLVHGGNRAREFEMRLNGASYEEIARAGGGILSTVSATRAASGDQLLAATLPRLDSLLAEGVTTVEVKSGYGLDSETETRMLRVARRLAQRRPVEVRTTYLGAHALPPEFRNDPDGYIDRICAETLPAIAEAGLADAVDAFCEGIGFSVAQTRRLFEAAKRLGLPVKLHAEQLSNLGGARLVAEFGGLSADHVEHLDEEGVVAMAKAGTVAVLLPGAFYALRETKLPPIDLLRRHGVPMALSTDNNPGTSPVASLLLMLSMGCTFFRLTPAEALAGVTRHAAKALGLKDRGVIAPGKRADLAVWRIEHPAELAYAIGLNPCMAVVNGGVVRKPRVEAEAA, encoded by the coding sequence ATGCCGACCAGCGCGCCGTGGGATTCCCTGTGGATCGACCTGTCCGTTGCGACCATGGGCGACGATGACGGCTATGGCGCCATCGCCGACGCCGCGGTCGGCATCAAGGACGGCCGCATCGCCTTCGTCGGCCGCCGCGCCGCGCTGACCGATGCGCCCGACGCGCTGGCGACGCAGATCCATTCCGGTCGGGGCGGCTGGATGACCCCCGGCCTGATCGACTGCCACACCCACCTCGTTCATGGCGGCAACCGCGCCCGCGAGTTCGAGATGCGGCTGAACGGCGCCAGCTATGAGGAGATCGCGCGGGCCGGCGGCGGCATCCTGTCCACCGTCTCCGCCACCCGCGCCGCCAGCGGGGACCAGCTTCTGGCCGCCACCCTGCCGCGGCTGGACAGCCTGCTGGCCGAGGGCGTGACGACGGTGGAGGTGAAGTCCGGCTATGGCCTCGACAGCGAGACCGAGACGCGCATGCTCCGCGTCGCCCGCCGGCTGGCCCAGCGCCGTCCGGTGGAGGTGCGAACCACATATCTCGGCGCCCACGCCCTGCCGCCGGAATTCAGGAACGACCCCGACGGCTACATCGACCGCATCTGTGCCGAGACGCTGCCGGCGATCGCCGAAGCGGGCCTCGCCGACGCGGTGGATGCCTTCTGCGAGGGGATCGGCTTCTCCGTCGCCCAGACCCGCCGGCTGTTCGAGGCGGCGAAGCGGCTCGGCCTGCCGGTGAAGCTGCATGCCGAACAGCTCAGCAACCTCGGCGGCGCCCGGCTGGTGGCGGAGTTCGGCGGGTTGTCCGCCGACCATGTCGAGCATCTGGACGAGGAGGGCGTCGTCGCCATGGCCAAGGCCGGCACGGTGGCGGTTCTGCTGCCCGGCGCCTTCTATGCCCTGCGCGAGACCAAACTGCCGCCGATCGATCTGCTGCGCCGTCACGGCGTACCGATGGCGCTGTCCACCGACAACAACCCCGGCACCTCGCCGGTCGCCTCGCTGCTGCTGATGCTGTCGATGGGCTGCACCTTCTTCCGCCTGACCCCGGCGGAGGCGCTGGCCGGCGTCACCCGCCATGCGGCGAAGGCTCTCGGGCTGAAGGATCGCGGCGTGATCGCGCCGGGCAAGCGCGCCGATCTGGCGGTCTGGCGCATCGAACATCCGGCGGAACTGGCCTACGCCATCGGCCTCAACCCCTGCATGGCGGTGGTCAATGGCGGCGTGGTCCGCAAGCCGCGCGTCGAAGCGGAGGCGGCGTGA
- the hutC gene encoding histidine utilization repressor, with protein sequence MSDTISTAQPRYAQIKEAIRRRISSGDWPEGFQIPSEHKLLEEFSVSRMTVHRALRDLTDEGLLTRVQGLGTFVAERPPSTDVVELRSIADEIAERGNIHGCRVERLLAVTADAGLARRFNLPVGAKLFHSVVVHSESDVPVQLEERWVNPAVAPDYLDQDFTRQTPGEYLIRLEASPQVEHVIEAVAPTPEIARLLDIPVTEPCLRVTRRTWVQGRVVTVAMLVHPGSRYRLGARFQLPPS encoded by the coding sequence GTGAGCGACACCATCTCCACCGCCCAGCCGCGCTACGCCCAGATCAAGGAAGCCATCCGCCGCCGCATCAGCTCGGGCGACTGGCCGGAGGGCTTCCAGATCCCATCGGAGCACAAACTGCTGGAGGAATTCTCGGTCAGCCGGATGACGGTCCACCGCGCGTTGCGCGACCTGACCGACGAGGGGCTGCTGACCCGCGTGCAGGGGCTGGGCACCTTCGTCGCCGAACGGCCGCCCAGCACCGACGTGGTGGAACTGCGCAGCATCGCCGACGAGATCGCCGAACGCGGCAACATCCATGGCTGCCGGGTGGAGCGATTGCTCGCGGTCACCGCCGATGCCGGGCTGGCCCGCCGCTTCAACCTGCCGGTCGGGGCGAAACTGTTCCATTCCGTCGTCGTCCACAGCGAAAGCGACGTGCCGGTCCAACTGGAGGAACGCTGGGTCAACCCGGCGGTGGCGCCCGACTATCTGGACCAGGACTTCACCCGCCAGACGCCGGGCGAGTATCTGATCCGGCTGGAGGCCTCGCCGCAGGTCGAGCATGTCATCGAAGCGGTGGCGCCGACGCCGGAGATCGCCCGCCTGCTCGACATCCCCGTCACCGAACCCTGTCTGCGCGTCACCCGCCGGACGTGGGTCCAGGGGAGGGTGGTGACGGTGGCGATGCTGGTCCATCCCGGCAGCCGCTACCGGCTGGGGGCGCGGTTCCAGCTTCCGCCCTCCTGA
- the hutU gene encoding urocanate hydratase has protein sequence MSSRLDNQRVIRAPHGPELSCKSWLAEAPMRMLMNNLDPDVAERPQELVVYGGIGRAARDWESFDRIVAALKTLNDDETLLVQSGKPVGVFRTHADAPRVLIANSNLVPRWATWEHFNELDRKGLAMYGQMTAGSWIYIGSQGIVQGTYETFVEAGRQHYDGDLKGKWILTGGLGGMGGAQPLAATMAGACMLAVECRPSSIEMRLRTGYLDRHTADLDEALAWIDEACAKGEAISVGLLGNAADVFPELARRAETDIKARPHIVTDQTSAHDPVNGYLPQGWTLEEWEGARESQPAAVAAAARKSMRVQVEAMLAFHAMGIPTVDYGNNIRQMAKEEGLENAFDFPGFVPAYIRPLFCRGIGPFRWAALSGDPEDIRKTDAKVKELIPDDPHLHNWLDMAAKRIQFQGLPARICWVGLGQRHRLGLAFNEMVKSGELKAPIVIGRDHLDSGSVASPNRETEAMKDGSDAVSDWPLLNALLNTASGATWVSLHHGGGVGMGFSQHSGMVIVCDGSDEAARRVGRVLWNDPATGVMRHADAGYDIAITCAKEQGLNLPFLK, from the coding sequence ATGTCATCCCGCCTCGATAACCAGCGCGTCATCCGTGCCCCGCACGGCCCCGAACTGAGCTGCAAGAGCTGGCTCGCCGAGGCGCCGATGCGCATGCTGATGAACAACCTCGACCCCGACGTCGCCGAACGGCCGCAGGAGCTGGTCGTCTATGGCGGCATCGGCCGCGCCGCCCGTGATTGGGAAAGCTTCGACCGCATCGTCGCCGCGCTGAAGACGCTGAACGACGACGAGACCCTGCTGGTCCAGTCGGGCAAGCCGGTCGGCGTCTTCCGCACCCATGCCGACGCGCCGCGCGTGCTGATCGCCAACTCCAACCTGGTGCCGCGCTGGGCGACCTGGGAGCATTTCAACGAGCTGGACCGCAAGGGTCTGGCGATGTACGGCCAGATGACCGCCGGATCCTGGATCTACATCGGCAGCCAGGGCATCGTGCAGGGCACCTACGAGACCTTCGTCGAGGCCGGGCGCCAGCATTACGACGGCGACCTCAAGGGCAAATGGATCCTCACCGGCGGCCTCGGCGGCATGGGTGGGGCGCAGCCGCTGGCCGCGACCATGGCAGGCGCCTGCATGCTGGCGGTCGAATGCCGCCCCAGCAGCATCGAGATGCGGCTCCGCACCGGTTATCTCGACCGCCACACCGCCGACCTGGACGAGGCGCTGGCCTGGATCGACGAGGCCTGCGCCAAGGGCGAGGCGATCTCCGTCGGCCTGCTCGGCAACGCCGCCGATGTTTTCCCCGAACTGGCGCGCCGCGCCGAGACCGACATCAAGGCCCGGCCGCACATCGTCACCGACCAGACCTCCGCCCATGACCCGGTGAACGGCTATCTGCCGCAGGGCTGGACGCTGGAGGAGTGGGAGGGCGCCCGCGAAAGCCAGCCGGCCGCCGTCGCCGCCGCGGCCCGCAAGTCGATGCGCGTGCAGGTGGAGGCGATGCTGGCCTTCCATGCCATGGGCATCCCGACCGTCGATTACGGCAACAACATCCGCCAGATGGCGAAGGAGGAGGGGTTGGAGAACGCCTTCGACTTCCCCGGCTTCGTCCCCGCCTATATCCGTCCGCTGTTCTGCCGCGGCATCGGCCCATTCCGCTGGGCCGCGCTGTCCGGCGATCCGGAGGATATCCGCAAGACCGACGCCAAGGTGAAGGAGCTGATCCCCGACGATCCGCACCTGCACAACTGGCTCGACATGGCGGCCAAGCGCATCCAGTTCCAGGGCCTGCCGGCCCGCATCTGCTGGGTCGGCCTCGGCCAGCGCCACCGCCTCGGCCTCGCCTTCAACGAGATGGTGAAGTCGGGCGAGCTGAAGGCGCCGATCGTCATCGGCCGCGACCATCTCGACAGCGGCTCCGTCGCCAGCCCGAACCGCGAGACGGAAGCGATGAAGGACGGCTCCGACGCGGTGTCGGACTGGCCGCTGCTGAACGCGCTGCTGAACACCGCCAGCGGGGCGACCTGGGTCAGCCTGCACCATGGCGGCGGCGTCGGCATGGGCTTCTCGCAGCATTCCGGCATGGTCATCGTCTGCGACGGCAGCGACGAGGCGGCCCGGCGGGTCGGGCGCGTGCTGTGGAACGACCCGGCCACCGGCGTGATGCGCCACGCCGACGCCGGCTATGACATCGCCATCACTTGCGCCAAGGAACAGGGGCTGAACCTGCCGTTTCTGAAGTAA